Within Spinacia oleracea cultivar Varoflay chromosome 4, BTI_SOV_V1, whole genome shotgun sequence, the genomic segment TGCAGTATTCGTTGCAGTTGCAGTATTCACAATTGGTTGTTTCTTAACCCAAACTCTCTTAGTGTTTCCCAACCGACACTCAGTAGACACATGCCCAACCCCTCTGCAAGTTGTACAAACAGTTGGCCTCCATTCATAATGCACCCTGACTACTGTCATTTCTCCTTTCTCATTTCTGAATGAGATCTCCTCTTGAAACTTCTGTGACAATGGAACTACCACCAAAACCCTTGCATATTGCAACTTATCTCTACAGGCAGTAGCAAAATCCCTCTTGATTGGGTTTCCTATCTGGCTCACAATTTTGAACAAAGCTTTTTCACCCCAATACTTGAAATTGAGTTTCAGTTGTACCCATATAGGCACTGACTTCATATCATCTTTGTCCATGTCCATATCAACAGTCCAGGGTTTAAGAACTAAAGGCTTGCTATCAAAGAAATAATGTCCAGTGAGAACCTTATCTCTGGAATCCATAGTCTTAAAACGCACCAAGTATATACCCCTTTTCACCAATACAACCTTATCAACATTTAAATGTTTCCAGATCCTCCTAATGAAACCTTCCATGACATTAATAGGGGGATTAGCACCCACAACATAGCACACAACAGCAGAATTCCAGAAATCCACCTCTTCTTGAATgtcatcaaaatcaatttcaatcgGAAAAACAGAGCTATCTCCATTAGATTCCATTATCAGATCAACTTCATGGTCAAGTAAATCAGGTGCAATCACAGTATGATTAGATTCATTATCAGATTAAGTAGAATCATTATCAGTCATATTATCATCATTTTCATTCAACTGGTGCAAAATAGGGATTGTACCCACTTCTACATTGTTTCGGGTTTGAGTTCTACCTGCAATTCCAGGCGCGCTATGAATATGCTGCATAAATTCATTGAAAGAGTGTCGCACTTCCGATCGTACTTGAAGATGTTTCAGTCTCGATGTCGGAGTGAGAATCTCATTTTCCATCCCAAAATCAAGTGCTTCCACACCAAGAACTTCATCAATCGATCGAGTTTTGAGTGCTTGTGAATCCGAAGAAGGTCCCCTGGGTTTCGTCGCTCCATTTCCATGGTTACTCCTCTGATTTTTCGACCTAGACTTCCTTGCCATGGCGGAGATGCACAGTATGATATCATACACCCGAGATAAAACGTAGAGAGAAAGTCAGGAGAGAAGATGgtctaaatttgaaatttagtaCACTAGAAAATTACAATGTATCATATAAATGTGGGTTATTTTCATGTTATTCGGGAATTACTCACCATTATATTTAGCATTACTAgggttattttttttctttattttaaaagGGTTATTGTCAATATATATGTATTTGAGTTATTTTCATACTATTCGGGAGTTACTTCACATAATGTTTAGCGTTACTAATCAAGGTCactaatttatttgttttataaaggttattatcataaaaaattgaattttttttacggGATATGAGAGTTACTTAACATAAAATTTGAGATTACTTATCTTAATCTTAAGGgtgacttttttttataaagagaAAAAAGGTTAATTATTATCGAGAATCATACAGTGTAATTGTggttatttttatattattcgGGAGTCACTTAACATAATACTAAGGGTTACTTAATTTTTAACAATTAAGCTGAGTTGTTATCGTATGAATTTGGATTACTTTTATGTTATTCATGAGTTACTTGTGAATTTGAATGAACCTGAAAAAGTcttaataaattttaattaaattaaatattagcGGAAATGTGACATGACATATGAAAATAGTCTTAAGATAAGACCCTCTTGATGTTGCTCTTAATACAATATTTAGTGTTACTATATTAATCTTAAGGGTCACtaatctatttatttattttaaaatggcTTATTATCATTAAACTTTGGGTTAGTTTCATGTTATTTGGGGGTCACTTCACACATATTTGAGATTACTAATCTTAATCTTAATCTTAATCTTAATCTTAAGGGTGACTATATTTTAAGAGAAAGGTTATTACAGTGTATCATATAAATTAGGTTACTTTCATGTTATTCGGGAGTTACTTATCATTATATTTAGTGTTACTAAATTTTAagggttattttttttttttaaatagggTTGTTTAACATATATACTTTCGTATTATTCGGGGGTTACCTAATATAATATAAGGCGTTATGAAACATAAttttaagagttactatactaGTTATAACCAACGAAATATATTTTACAAAGTAGTTAACCTCTTACTTTTTGTTGGATCATTTATTACTCCAACTGTTTTACGAATTGAACTGATCGAGTGCCATTGAAATTTTGGTTAGGTGCAACTATAAGCTAAactcgtatcacctaatcaattAAAGCTAAACATAAAATCACTAACTAAATAGTAAGGGAATTCATGAttgaatccacagggaaacaacgtTCTTTCTACTACTAAAAAGGAGGTTTGGACTATTAGTAACAGGTAAATGGGTTGGTTTGATTTATTAATCTACGACAAtaatttaacaataaaaaaGTCAATAATAAAAAGCATAGggtataggttcaccaatgaacaataaTCCGGAGTAAGACACAACAATTAACAATCAATGATGAAGCAATTAACCAGATTTgtatgctctctcgaatcgatacttaTCATAGAATCGGAAATAACATGCTTTCGCAATTTATTAAAACCAAATCTACCTACTGAAACTAGCCTAAACATCAAGTTGCATCTCTCGATTATTAACTCAATGTTGCAGGACTGTAACAATTAAAcatgcgcaaatctaattgcatagcAACAATATCAATCAATAGGAAATAAATcaacaataccaacaatcaataaaaactaatcatcccttcatatcaATTCATGGATCTCCAAAGCCTAGAAtaaaactactcacacatactTAAGTTAAAAAAAACAATCATATTTAAtggaaacataattaaaattgaataataaaggaaagaaataatcaataccaaattgaagaacgaatgaagaaattgaaagcttgaattaaattctaaaaattgtTTAACAAAAGTTTGAGAGCAATATAAAACCAAGTAATCATCTAAAATGCTGGAAAATAAGATGATTACAAGTTATTCAAACTTTAGTATTTATAGTCTtgttaaaaacttaaaaaaacCAAATCAATAAACTAAAACGCGGGttggggttgtcgtcgcccgatcggaCGGGATCaaacgtactccctccgtatttttttaagagatacacttggccgggcacgggtattaagaagaataattgaatgaaataaaataataaagcaagtggggttggatagatattttaataattaaatatgtggggaccatgtcattttggtgggtggagggtAGAGTgagtttatgaaaatatttgtttaataggatggtgggtgataggg encodes:
- the LOC110797948 gene encoding uncharacterized protein; the protein is MESNGDSSVFPIEIDFDDIQEEVDFWNSAVVCYVVGANPPINVMEGFIRRIWKHLNVDKVVLVKRGIYLVRFKTMDSRDKVLTGHYFFDSKPLVLKPWTVDMDMDKDDMKSVPIWVQLKLNFKYWGEKALFKIVSQIGNPIKRDFATACRDKLQYARVLVVVPLSQKFQEEISFRNEKGEMTVVRVHYEWRPTVCTTCRGVGHVSTECRLGNTKRVWVKKQPIVNTATATNTATASVPVENASPMDPEGFQTALRPIRVRSSSVTPTQTVNAFQILESVSQIDGGGDLGNNGGTGEDHGSNVAGRGGPFSS